Proteins encoded together in one uncultured Desulfobacter sp. window:
- a CDS encoding SDR family NAD(P)-dependent oxidoreductase → MENFLSQKRILVTGSCGTIGSELTRQLLEDYQVKEVVCIDNNESELFFQEQKHLAHNNIRFGLADIRDCEKLRRMMQGIDIVFHTAALKHVILCERNPFEAVQTNIQGVKNIITAASENKVEKVIFTSSDKAVNPTNVMGTSKLMGERLMTAANSNQRAETTIFASTRFGNVLGSRGSVIPIFKEQIKKGGPITLTDPEMTRFIMSIKQAVQLVIDSAEIAVGGYVFITKMPVIRIKDLAEVMINELAPIYGHIPNNIKINIIGSKPGEKLYEELMNHEETRRAMELEKYFVVKPAFEGLYNKSSYSQNKIVNEIVTNPYNSSNESVLSKEELRKFLLTHNLFEECMVASHPDKRY, encoded by the coding sequence ATGGAAAACTTTCTATCGCAAAAAAGAATTCTCGTAACAGGCTCATGTGGAACCATTGGCAGCGAACTTACCCGGCAGTTACTTGAAGACTATCAGGTTAAAGAAGTTGTTTGCATAGATAATAATGAAAGTGAACTTTTCTTTCAAGAGCAAAAACATTTGGCTCACAATAATATACGTTTCGGTTTAGCTGATATCAGGGATTGTGAAAAATTAAGAAGAATGATGCAGGGCATAGATATTGTTTTTCATACCGCAGCTTTGAAGCACGTCATCCTTTGCGAGAGAAATCCCTTTGAAGCGGTTCAGACAAACATCCAAGGTGTAAAAAATATTATTACTGCCGCCTCTGAAAATAAAGTCGAAAAAGTGATTTTCACCAGCTCGGATAAGGCTGTTAATCCAACCAATGTAATGGGAACATCCAAGCTTATGGGCGAAAGGTTAATGACTGCCGCCAATAGTAACCAGCGCGCGGAAACCACAATCTTTGCATCCACTCGCTTCGGCAATGTTCTTGGCTCCAGAGGATCAGTTATTCCTATCTTTAAAGAACAGATCAAAAAAGGAGGCCCCATCACCCTGACAGACCCTGAAATGACCCGTTTCATTATGAGCATAAAACAAGCGGTACAACTTGTTATTGACTCTGCTGAGATCGCCGTCGGGGGCTATGTTTTTATTACAAAAATGCCGGTAATCAGGATCAAAGATCTTGCAGAGGTAATGATCAATGAACTTGCCCCGATTTATGGACATATCCCGAATAATATTAAAATTAATATTATTGGAAGTAAGCCGGGTGAGAAATTGTATGAAGAGTTAATGAATCATGAAGAAACTAGAAGGGCAATGGAATTGGAAAAGTATTTTGTCGTAAAACCGGCGTTTGAGGGGTTATATAATAAATCTTCATATTCACAAAATAAAATTGTAAACGAAATTGTGACAAACCCGTATAATTCTTCGAATGAATCCGTTTTATCAAAAGAAGAACTTAGGAAATTTCTTTTGACCCATAACCTATTTGAAGAATGTATGGTTGCTTCACATCCAGATAAAAGATACTGA
- a CDS encoding DUF6259 domain-containing protein gives MITKSNSFKFNTIILYCLLCINSVVLGLSQVVDAQEIKLLSKSSLLTLNNDLKSIKSYSDRKRNQFISARSVPLYQISFGHDYNPSRKITTYDAVNCRILRKGESFIEIEYQHPENKLTVICNIRTNKKDSLHYWNIKVKNNSQDIITQIQYPQVACKTELGQKLNRDSFVFPVHEGALLTGLNKKGAGIKERYPGILSSQMMYNFDIDGGLFYAALDGSGYSKNICAINKESSILMAQEFVLPIQATNSITQPYEVATGLFGGRWEDGAAVYRNWSDTQIWAEKRISKRSMPEWLKKPNLFVNFLVPGDTTSVGKLYSLINKYHSFFDIPIIAIIFGWEKNGDWIGPDYFPPRPNQIFYEKLSKLLQQNGDHLHFYSSGFRFGVRKPIQSNEGARTYSHYNGLDYFNKFGKHLAVSKPNGTFILKKRKWADNYLICAGLEESRTQLAQCYDKIYEMGIAGIDLDQNIGGFFEDCFNPVHSHPPGAGLWKTKAMEEFLNSIIAIKKKRGEQNFFQGVEEPCERFAHLFDIYHGRAFTDIKWPVRGPGAVSIPLYLFLYHEYQLGYAGCIGKGFSPSGDIRNGIGRSFIFGMMPGIRSYGPTKLKAPITEELLMLKSYIELMKEIPQYVLHGRMIGEASILNVFPFEHLRPVPVQWSSVQGIVWQLPENKNKVILLANLSKFKQTVWVNMKDLFSDKLKKIGSANGMGVTQQAILQTGGFASVELNPWELAAILE, from the coding sequence ATGATAACTAAATCAAATTCATTTAAATTCAATACGATAATTTTATATTGCCTTTTATGCATCAATAGTGTCGTTCTCGGATTGTCTCAGGTCGTAGATGCACAAGAGATTAAATTATTGTCTAAGTCTTCATTATTAACACTAAACAACGATTTAAAAAGCATTAAAAGTTATAGTGACCGTAAGAGAAATCAGTTTATTTCTGCTCGCTCGGTCCCACTTTATCAGATATCTTTTGGTCACGATTATAATCCATCTCGTAAAATAACAACTTATGATGCAGTTAATTGTAGAATTCTTCGCAAAGGCGAATCTTTTATTGAAATAGAATATCAGCATCCTGAAAATAAATTGACTGTTATCTGCAATATCAGAACGAATAAAAAGGATTCATTGCACTATTGGAATATTAAAGTCAAAAATAATTCTCAAGATATTATAACGCAAATCCAATATCCTCAAGTGGCATGTAAAACAGAATTAGGACAAAAGCTAAACCGTGATTCATTTGTTTTTCCAGTACACGAAGGGGCGTTGCTGACAGGATTAAACAAAAAAGGTGCCGGTATTAAAGAAAGATATCCTGGAATTCTATCGTCACAAATGATGTATAATTTTGACATAGATGGTGGCCTATTTTATGCCGCCTTAGATGGATCAGGTTATTCTAAAAATATTTGTGCTATTAATAAAGAATCTTCCATTTTGATGGCGCAAGAATTTGTTTTACCCATTCAAGCCACGAACTCAATTACACAACCGTATGAGGTTGCAACGGGGTTATTTGGCGGCAGATGGGAGGATGGGGCAGCTGTTTATCGCAACTGGTCTGACACGCAGATATGGGCGGAAAAACGAATTTCCAAAAGGTCTATGCCTGAATGGCTTAAGAAACCAAATTTGTTTGTCAATTTTTTAGTTCCTGGAGATACAACGAGTGTTGGCAAATTATATAGCCTAATCAATAAGTACCATTCATTTTTTGATATTCCTATTATCGCGATTATTTTTGGTTGGGAAAAAAATGGGGATTGGATCGGCCCCGATTATTTCCCACCGAGACCAAACCAAATTTTCTATGAAAAACTTAGCAAGCTATTGCAACAAAACGGCGATCATTTACATTTTTATTCTTCCGGTTTCCGTTTTGGGGTTAGAAAACCTATTCAAAGCAATGAAGGGGCGCGGACGTATAGTCACTATAACGGGTTAGACTATTTTAACAAATTTGGTAAGCATTTAGCGGTTTCCAAACCGAATGGAACATTTATTTTAAAAAAACGAAAATGGGCAGATAACTATCTAATATGTGCGGGGCTTGAGGAGTCTAGGACTCAGCTTGCACAGTGCTATGATAAGATTTATGAGATGGGGATAGCAGGTATTGATCTTGATCAGAATATAGGAGGATTTTTTGAAGATTGCTTTAACCCGGTACATTCTCACCCTCCGGGTGCCGGTCTGTGGAAAACAAAGGCAATGGAAGAATTTTTAAACAGCATTATTGCCATCAAAAAAAAGCGAGGAGAACAAAACTTCTTCCAAGGCGTAGAGGAACCCTGTGAAAGGTTTGCTCATCTATTTGATATTTATCATGGTCGTGCTTTTACAGATATCAAATGGCCGGTTCGTGGGCCAGGGGCTGTCAGCATACCTCTCTATTTATTTTTATATCATGAATATCAACTTGGTTATGCCGGATGTATAGGCAAAGGATTCAGTCCATCAGGTGATATACGAAATGGAATAGGAAGATCATTCATTTTTGGAATGATGCCGGGCATCAGATCATATGGCCCGACTAAATTAAAGGCCCCCATCACCGAAGAGTTATTGATGCTAAAATCATATATTGAATTAATGAAAGAGATTCCTCAATATGTACTTCATGGACGCATGATAGGAGAAGCATCAATCCTTAATGTTTTTCCATTTGAGCATTTACGACCTGTTCCTGTTCAATGGTCCTCAGTACAAGGAATCGTATGGCAACTACCTGAAAATAAAAATAAAGTAATTTTATTGGCAAATTTATCAAAGTTTAAGCAAACCGTCTGGGTCAATATGAAAGATTTATTTAGCGACAAATTGAAAAAAATAGGATCTGCCAATGGTATGGGGGTTACCCAGCAAGCGATCCTGCAAACTGGAGGGTTTGCATCAGTTGAACTTAATCCTTGGGAATTAGCAGCCATCTTAGAATAG